A genomic segment from Candidatus Borkfalkia ceftriaxoniphila encodes:
- a CDS encoding CPBP family intramembrane glutamic endopeptidase: MENQTNNQAPKSGLLNQPRKAVSGLVYSGTIIGMVIISLLFAITLAAVARLLGVDSASFADADWYKYLSYFLYQIVYIAIIFAFARIYKNKPREFGYRKTHWKYYIIAIVLGFGLLFGLNWMNNLFALAIEKMGGVLPEISLPSLKGGGLFGVLLVVAILPAILEETIFRGIILEGIKDIGTVAACLLGGLLFSIFHQNPMQTVYQFVCGAVFTLLAIRADSILPAILVHFANNAFIIFDTRFGWLAKASDPAMIVLYVLAGVALVLSLGYLIFVDRKTNRKKQGAIKPLVIFALAGIIINAVMWFTVLAGYFA, encoded by the coding sequence GCTTTTGAATCAGCCCCGCAAGGCTGTGAGCGGTCTCGTTTATTCGGGCACCATCATCGGCATGGTCATTATCAGCCTGCTGTTTGCCATTACCCTCGCCGCCGTCGCGCGGCTTTTGGGCGTGGATTCGGCTTCCTTTGCCGATGCGGATTGGTACAAATATCTTTCCTACTTTCTGTATCAGATCGTATATATCGCGATCATTTTCGCCTTTGCGCGCATCTATAAGAATAAACCGCGCGAATTCGGCTACCGTAAGACGCACTGGAAATATTATATCATCGCGATCGTTCTGGGATTCGGGCTGCTGTTCGGGCTCAACTGGATGAACAATCTCTTTGCGCTCGCCATCGAAAAAATGGGCGGCGTGCTGCCCGAGATCTCGCTGCCTTCTCTCAAAGGGGGCGGGCTTTTCGGCGTTCTTCTTGTGGTCGCGATTCTCCCCGCGATCTTGGAGGAAACGATCTTCCGCGGCATCATCTTGGAGGGGATCAAGGATATCGGAACGGTCGCGGCGTGCCTTTTGGGCGGACTGCTCTTTTCCATCTTTCACCAGAACCCCATGCAGACCGTCTATCAGTTCGTATGCGGCGCGGTCTTCACGTTGCTCGCCATCCGCGCCGATTCCATTCTTCCCGCCATCTTAGTGCATTTCGCAAACAACGCGTTCATCATTTTCGATACCCGTTTCGGCTGGCTCGCAAAGGCAAGCGATCCCGCAATGATCGTCCTGTACGTGTTGGCGGGCGTCGCGCTCGTCTTGTCCCTCGGCTATCTGATCTTCGTCGACCGTAAGACGAACCGCAAAAAGCAGGGGGCGATCAAGCCGCTCGTCATTTTTGCTCTTGCGGGCATCATCATCAACGCCGTCATGTGGTTTACCGTTCTGGCGGGTTATTTCGCGTAA
- a CDS encoding 23S rRNA (pseudouridine(1915)-N(3))-methyltransferase RlmH — MNKVNIVCVGKIKEKFYTDAVNEYIKRMSRFAKVSVVELCERETPQKECDSILKALKGYVVALAVEGEKADSLSLAKKMRTLLDAGKELTFVIGSSCGLDARVKAAADWKLSFSDMTFPHQLMRVILCEQIYRAFMINAGSEYHK; from the coding sequence ATGAACAAAGTCAATATCGTCTGCGTCGGAAAGATCAAGGAAAAATTTTATACGGACGCCGTCAACGAATATATCAAGCGCATGTCGCGCTTTGCAAAGGTTTCGGTTGTGGAACTATGCGAGCGCGAAACGCCGCAAAAGGAGTGCGACAGCATTTTAAAGGCATTGAAGGGCTACGTCGTCGCGCTCGCCGTGGAAGGGGAAAAAGCGGACAGTTTGTCGCTCGCCAAAAAAATGCGGACGCTTCTGGACGCGGGCAAAGAACTGACCTTTGTCATCGGCTCGTCCTGCGGGCTGGACGCACGCGTGAAAGCGGCGGCGGACTGGAAACTTTCCTTTTCGGACATGACCTTTCCGCATCAACTCATGCGCGTCATACTGTGCGAACAGATCTACCGCGCGTTCATGATCAACGCGGGCAGCGAGTATCATAAATAG